One window from the genome of Nitrospira sp. encodes:
- a CDS encoding zinc-dependent peptidase: MLVTPEAQRRNQQQALIAAILVAGTAGWMTWLFPLLWPLLGLCPLAYRWVRRPCLRRMEMMRQPFPEEREQILRKHVAFFLALDEAGKTRFRQLVQIFLDEVRITGIRTEADETTRVLVAASAVIPIFGFHDWEYHRLHEVLIYPDAFDDAYRTSGGSEAHLLGMVGLHHLSGVMILSKPALLAGFSPHPGTHNVGVHEFAHLVEKEAGEYGLPPEVPWMAVRQWVRYVARELAHPSSRHTHVSDYAYTNEHEFFAVLAEYFFTSPELLKRRDPALYSLMRSLFHQDTEALLPSLPWRRPGLSRNAPCPCGSGRKYAHCCLKKTEANGRNTGTTGSAPGTTE; the protein is encoded by the coding sequence ATGCTCGTGACGCCAGAGGCTCAACGTCGGAATCAGCAGCAAGCCCTCATCGCCGCCATCTTGGTAGCAGGAACGGCGGGATGGATGACCTGGCTCTTCCCACTGCTGTGGCCCCTGCTCGGACTCTGTCCCTTGGCCTACAGATGGGTGCGGCGGCCCTGCCTTCGTCGGATGGAGATGATGCGCCAACCGTTTCCCGAAGAACGGGAACAAATCCTTCGCAAACATGTCGCCTTCTTTCTGGCACTCGATGAGGCGGGCAAGACCAGGTTCCGGCAACTGGTGCAGATCTTTCTCGACGAGGTCCGGATCACCGGCATTCGCACCGAGGCGGACGAGACCACTCGAGTGTTGGTGGCGGCCAGTGCCGTTATCCCGATCTTCGGGTTCCACGACTGGGAATATCATCGGCTGCATGAAGTGCTGATCTACCCGGATGCCTTCGATGACGCCTACCGTACCAGTGGTGGGTCGGAAGCACATCTACTCGGCATGGTCGGCCTGCATCATTTGAGCGGGGTGATGATTCTCTCGAAGCCGGCGTTGCTGGCAGGTTTCTCCCCGCATCCCGGCACCCACAACGTAGGCGTGCACGAATTTGCGCACCTGGTCGAAAAAGAAGCCGGCGAATACGGACTGCCGCCGGAAGTCCCCTGGATGGCGGTCCGCCAGTGGGTTCGATACGTGGCGCGGGAACTCGCCCATCCCTCCTCCCGCCACACCCACGTCAGCGATTACGCCTATACGAACGAACACGAATTCTTCGCGGTGCTGGCCGAGTATTTCTTCACCTCGCCCGAACTCTTGAAGCGCCGCGATCCCGCGCTCTACTCCCTGATGCGGAGTCTCTTTCATCAGGATACGGAAGCACTCCTCCCCTCCCTGCCCTGGCGGCGCCCGGGACTCAGCCGCAACGCGCCCTGCCCCTGCGGCAGCGGGAGAAAGTATGCACACTGTTGTTTGAAGAAGACGGAAGCCAACGGCAGGAACACAGGAACCACGGGCAGCGCCCCAGGCACCACGGAGTAA
- a CDS encoding sigma-54 dependent transcriptional regulator, translating to MRAKILLVDDDRDILLGLENRITWMGHEPLTASDGAEALRLIEQEAPDLVLLDLELPHRSGLEVLQQVREAATAASAPDSETPLPAYTTPLIIILTAFGTIERAVQAMHLGAFDFLTKPFTADHLTVVIKKALETLALDRHVEVLRKEVEGQYDPIIGTNQKMAIQLAIAKQAAATPVTVLLLGETGTGKEVIARAIHRWSPRRDKPFVAVNCAALPDTLLENELFGHERGAYTGALKREPGKIEIAEGGTVFLDEIGDMPMLMQSHLLRVLQDQTFYRVGGTQLIRTNVRFIAATNKDLRQAIRQGIFREDLYYRLAVIASTLPPLRERLDDLVALSEYFLRRAAGLGSYRQYTLSDRALTLMRQYHWPGNVRELENVLTRAVILSTSATIEPSQLSLMAIASTPDPDSGPNPSLHAYHEMMEAYSKKVLETALQQNGWNQTKAAEALKLQRTYFTKLLRQKQIPGHPPSPHSDNEAN from the coding sequence ATGCGCGCCAAAATCCTCCTCGTCGATGATGACCGGGATATCCTGCTCGGTCTGGAAAACCGCATCACATGGATGGGGCATGAACCCCTGACCGCGAGCGACGGGGCAGAGGCGCTGCGACTTATTGAACAGGAGGCACCGGATCTCGTCCTCCTCGATCTGGAACTCCCCCATCGCTCCGGGCTGGAAGTGTTACAACAGGTTCGGGAAGCCGCCACCGCTGCCTCAGCGCCCGACTCGGAGACTCCCTTACCCGCCTATACCACACCGCTGATTATTATCCTGACCGCCTTCGGCACGATCGAGCGCGCGGTGCAAGCCATGCACTTAGGCGCCTTCGACTTCCTGACCAAGCCCTTCACGGCCGACCACCTCACGGTCGTGATCAAGAAAGCGCTTGAGACCCTCGCGCTGGATCGCCATGTCGAGGTCCTCCGCAAGGAAGTCGAGGGACAGTACGATCCGATCATCGGAACCAATCAGAAAATGGCCATACAACTCGCCATCGCCAAGCAAGCGGCAGCCACGCCGGTCACCGTCCTGTTGCTCGGCGAGACCGGTACCGGGAAAGAAGTGATTGCGCGCGCCATTCACCGCTGGAGCCCACGACGGGATAAGCCGTTCGTCGCGGTGAACTGCGCGGCCTTACCGGATACCCTCCTGGAGAACGAGCTGTTTGGACATGAACGAGGGGCCTACACCGGCGCGCTGAAGCGGGAACCCGGAAAAATTGAAATCGCCGAAGGAGGCACCGTCTTCCTGGACGAGATCGGCGATATGCCGATGCTCATGCAGAGCCACCTCTTACGCGTGCTTCAGGATCAGACCTTCTACCGGGTGGGCGGCACGCAGCTCATTCGGACCAATGTCCGGTTTATTGCCGCGACGAACAAAGATTTGCGGCAGGCCATCCGCCAGGGGATCTTTCGGGAAGACTTGTATTACCGACTTGCCGTCATCGCCAGCACGCTGCCCCCACTCCGGGAGCGCCTGGATGACCTAGTAGCTCTGTCCGAGTATTTCCTCCGGCGTGCCGCCGGACTCGGAAGCTATCGCCAGTACACACTGAGCGACCGCGCGCTCACGCTCATGCGCCAATATCATTGGCCGGGAAATGTCCGCGAGCTGGAGAATGTGCTGACCCGCGCCGTCATCCTCTCCACGAGCGCGACGATTGAGCCATCGCAGCTGTCGCTCATGGCGATCGCATCGACACCCGATCCGGACTCCGGACCGAACCCGTCGCTGCATGCCTATCATGAAATGATGGAGGCCTACAGCAAGAAAGTGCTGGAGACAGCGCTTCAGCAGAACGGATGGAACCAAACAAAAGCCGCTGAAGCGTTGAAGCTCCAGCGCACCTACTTCACCAAACTACTTCGCCAGAAACAGATCCCCGGCCATCCCCCCTCACCTCATTCTGACAATGAGGCGAACTAG